The DNA window tgaattttatttttttaactttcatgaaaatttgaataacttttttttataaatgaatagCATTTGTGTTTAAACtattatattttacaaatacTTTTCTAAAACGAATGATTTCTCtcgaaactttttttaaaactgaTAAGAATTATAAAACACCTATAAAGTTACGTGTGGGTTCCAGCACTGAACGAGTATCATAAATGCTCAGAGCAGACCTTTGTACATCCTACGTTGTCGCTTCCGTCACCACTGTAACAAGGCTTCTTACTTTAAAGTCTTTGCTTGTAGCTTAATGTCTACCTAGCAGCCGTAACACTAGCAGTCGGCCTTGAGATAAAGCAAAAAGTTTATCCAGTGAAATATGTACGGTGGAGGTCGAGGAGATATTAATGGGTCTGTTTACGAGTtgtttagaagtttttttttttgttatttttaaaaatatttttatttgaaaatatattaaaataatgtttatttatttatttttttaaatttatttttaatattaataatattaaaatattaaaaaaatattaatttaaaacaaaataaataaataattttcaaacaaaatatttttaaaacacaaaaataaacaggatctTAGGAGCCTGTTTGACTCTGCGGTTGAACCTGCTTTTcaccaaatttcaatttttttttttgctaaaattgagtgcggtttatactttttggatcgttttaatgtgctgatgtcaaaaataatttttaaaatatgaaaaaacataattggcatgtatttcgagaaaagctatttgaaaagcaaccactaccacactgtcaaacacccTCCTAATCACCACTAATCACCACCGTTCCTTGCAAATTAAAAACCATGACATTATggtataaaatcataatttatatttaaataatatatattttttattattttaaatattaactaaaaatattaaaatatattaatttaaaaaaaattaaaatgttaatacCCCCATCAACACCCAATCGAGTACTAAATGTTATATCAGATCAATCAAAAGGAAAGGAACATGGTACCACCATTGTCCCTCCTTTGCATAGCTCATGAGTGTGTAAGGTCACTTTGATCAACTGTTTATTTCTTGCACGCATTCACAGTTCAGGTCAGCAATGCTAAAATTAATCATGAGAATCCGCCGAGCCCATTAATTATACAGTACGAGTAGAATAACAGCAGCATCGACTTTGCAAAATGGGTTGGATCATATATATCGGAAGAACAATTACATGTCACGAATGATGAAGtaacaaaataatgaaattcaacAAGGTCTAAAATCCAAGAATGCCTCAGCAATTCTAGACTTGGCAAGATAAGAAGCTATATAGGCAGGCAGGCAGGACGAAAAGAATACTGCAAGTTTGTTACAAATATTTATAGCAtgtgtttacaaaaaaaatattttcctttcagTTTTGTCTCTGTCATTCTATTCCAACCAGGAACGAGATAAGCAAATGCTAGCTATCTTAAAATATCCTTCAAGAGAAGGAAAGTTCATACTAGACGATGCCTCTGTGTAAGCTTGAGTAGCTAATCTTTGCTTTCTCATGATCATGAGatctttaacaaaaataaaaagttctcTCCTGAGATGgagcaaaaaaaagagaaatgccAAGAAGTTGAACAAATAACCTAATAGCCAGTCCCTATCTAGTGATATACATACCCTGCTTCTATGAGCGGTGAAATAATTGAAAGACACAAGCAATCACTCGAGTCGTGGACTCTTATTCATGGCAATGGCTCGGAACTTCGTAAACCGATGTCATTGTGCTTCTTCGAAGGACCAGATGGGGGGATCGGCATTCCCTTTGGGAAGAACCCCGAAAAAGTACCCGGTGAAGAATTCTGAGAACTGGGCTCAATCATCTTGAAAATCTTAGTCTGCCTCGAGCCACAAGTATGACTAACAAATGGTGCGAGCAAGAGTAACCATAGAACTAGAACCAGATGACTCCTACCCATATAAGCAACCCAAAAACAAACGAAGAGTGTatagggggagagagagagagagagagagtccgaAAGGAGAGGGAGGGGCCGGTACTAAGCTAGAAGGTTTACAAAGGAAATGACTGATAGCTACAAAAACTCATGCATATGatatgtacacacacacacacaccagtAATAAATAATGAGTTCGGTATGATGGTGGTATTGGAGACCTTGGCTTGTTTGCAAAGGAAATGCATGGATGAAGTGCTAAACAAAATTCGAACAAGGAGGAAATGTGGAAACATGGGGAATTAAATGCTGGGCCGGCATGTGCTTTTACATTGACCTATTGGGTTGTGTTCTGTTTATTGTGTTTGGAAATTAATAACATGCGATGACTACTTAATGTACAAGaccaagtaaaattaattaattgtcctAACAAATAGTCTGCGCATTTAGATTTGTACCGAGAGACCCTTGGATTGAACGGGTCTTTAGGAAGAGTGTCTTGAGTGAACATGTACTCATGAGACATCCAGGCCAAAAGTATATTtacaaaatggaagaaaaaggagaaaagattTGGAGGAAAAGAGGGAGCTGTGTAGCATGGTTAGGTGTCTACATGGGGCCATACCATACTTAATGGCCGACTACAGATTTGAACTGTTGTGTCAGGTTCCTCAACAAAACAACAGCGAAATTTGTCCCATTGCTAATCCGCTGAGGACCCTTTAAAGACCTTTCGAGTACATGGTGTCATCTCCTCTTCCACAACACACCCCCTTTCCCCTAATTTAAAGGAGTGTCTCCCAATCCGCACTGTCGGAAGTGTGAGCAAGACCAAATCTTTAATTAGTTCTCTTTCATTGATATTCCACTTTTTCTTAATAACTTTATTGGATTGTTCTTTTATCTCTATTGCTGTAACAGGGAGGGTACGGATGCTCAATAAATAGGGTTAATAAATGGGTGCGCTAAAAAGAGAGAGGCTGAGTCGAAGAGGCCGATTTTAAGATCGAGGGACAAAAGTGATTAGCATTCTTGTGAAAGCTGAGGGCCGAGCTTGTGGGTTTTCTCTGGAAGGGATATTAGGGAGTGGGTTTTCACTGGATTGAAAGTTCAAGTGACTAGTCTCTGCATGTGGAGTCATTTCTGAACACTAGCTAAGGTTGGGGTTTTTCTTCGATGAATTAAAGTTATCACTTCCTagatcaaattcatttttttaattaaaaaaatgaatttattcctccattgataaaatatttcagAGGAAGGAGTAGGCTAGGTGGGCGAACAtcccttctcttctttcttctcttgtcCAATTTTTGGGTAGAAGTTTAGACTCAAATTCTCGAATTTCTTCTAAGATTTGAGAAAAACATTAGCCTGTTTGGCTCTGCGGTTAAACCTGTGTTTgaccaaattttaatttttttttgtgctaaaattgagtgcggtttgtactttttggatcgttttgatgtgctaatgtcaaaaataattttaaaaaaatgaaaaaacatcattgacatgtatttcagtacgaaaagatatttaaaaagcaaccactatcATACTGTCAAACCcgctaattaaacaaaaacagttTGTTTACCGTTTTATAACATGAAAGTGAAGCCACCAGTAATTTTgaagttattattataataataatatgtgaAACAAAATCGAGGCTTTTCGAAGTTGATATGTGCTTTTATCGATTTCACAGCGTCCAAGTTATCCTCCTCAAATTTTGCGATGATGCGAAACATTGTCGTCATGTCTATATCCATAGACTCGCAGTCTAGCAATAATATGTACGTAGCTCAAGGCAAAACGTGTCATCTAAAACTCCATTTAGGATTGAAGAGTGGCTTATGAAAATCACCAAGAGCCTATTTTTCCAATGCCAATTCAACACCTGCTGCTCGAGGATTAATCACAAGATTGGAATCACAACTTTTATGGACAGTTAACTTTGCCAATTCcttcttataaaaaacataactttgcTAATTTCTTCACGTCGTTTCTTCACTGACTTGTAATGTTGAGCTCGGGAAATGGATGGGCCGTTGTGCATTGCCGTATCATATCCATTTCGGCTGCATTGCCATGTGTGGCCTGGGCAAGCTAGCTCTTTTCCTTGTTTTCGTATAAATTGTGGGCAGTCTAGCTTTCTATCTATTCTTAAAACTCAAAATCGGTGCTTATATAACCCAGCATTTATTGTTGGAAAGTAGAGCCTAAAGGGAAGGTGGAGTCCAGGAGGGAGATATGACCTTAAAGCATATTGGGCCTAAGCGTAAGgaagttttagatttttaggAGGTTGAGACTTGAGAGCTTGGAATTGGACTTCGGAGAGGATGCATATGGTCTAGAATAACTCTTTTTTAGTCaaacaattataataaatcaaCACCGAGATTTTTACATCGAAAACCCTAAAGTAGAGAAAAACCATGAGACAATAACCcgtttaaaaaatttcattatcaATAACAATATAACGTGGAACATGTTACAACTATATTTATGAATCATATAGACAAGGTCAAGTTTGGAAAGAAATCCGTGAAGAAACTATGAAGTAAGTTCATGTAAGACTTTCTCCTTCCATATCAACTCTTTCCCTTTcaataagaataatatattcaatttcTATAGTAGATAATGTAACATATTTTTACAATCTTGATTGGCATAAAATTACTCCCTGTAAAGGTCATTTAAGTATCCCAATATAGATTTTATAGAATCAACAACACTAGCCATATATGCATTTTTGTATTAATCTAGCACAAGTCTAccattatcaaaatataaattaaaactagTAGTGCCTTTGAGATACCTGGGTAGCCATTTTATTGCTAGCTAGTGTTATTTACTAGGATTAAAGAGGAACTGACTAACCACACTAATAACATGACTAAATCATGACATACATCAAGTTACCAGTTGTGAATGCATAAAGAACCttattcatctctttttttcccttcatcacttaaaagatattgtttataatttaatttaaaatggcTTGCAAACGGAAcaaacaaatttgaatttgcTCATGTCGAATCTCTCAAGAATTTTTTGAACATATCTCTAATGAGATAGTCAAAGTTTCTCATTCTTCATCACTTAAAggatattgtttataatttgattcttttacCTAATTGATAAGTTTGCTTGGCTTGGTATGGTAATCAAAACTAGCTTAATAGATTTATTAAGGCTGAAGATAgtataatatcaataaatagtCTAAAAAAGCATCAGAAGAAACAAAATTGGCAACCATATATAATTGATTAAAGTAAACAAAAGTTCTCAAGTCTTGTAATGAATAAAATGTTTGGGACAATACTTTGTTGAGTTTTTATAGGTGCCATTAGTGATGCTCATTAGCTATTATTTCTTATGTTATGCAAATTGTACAAATATATCAACAAGTTGGGAGGAAtgttacaaatatatatatgcacaagAAAATCAATCTACATAATCAGGTCTTGATATCATTTTGTTGGGAAAATGCATCAATATAAACAATTTTACACTTCATAAGTCTcaattcttttctcttcttgtgCAATTAAAATAGGTTCAACCAATCAAAaagaaagacagaaaaaaagaagcaagccATCATAAtaaatcaacaccaagatttttatGTGGAAAAAAAACCACGAGATCGTAATCCAATTAAGAACTCCCACtacctataaaaataataggtACACAAGTGTTTCTTGTCGGTTAAAACTAAGTGCTACAACATAAATTATCAAGAACAACTTGTTATAGGAATacatcaatattaaaaagagaGTGTTGAGAAAATCATCACAAAATTGACAGCCACTCTCATGTGAAGAACATACTAACTTAGATACCTTTACTCTCCAATCCAGccatataaaataaagagtaaTGTGTTTGTGACATGCTGTTAAAAATTTAACTCGACCCAACGATAAATCAGTTAACTATCAAAACTTGAACATAAATTGTACAAGATGCCATCTTCTCACTCTTTCTCTTTTGTATATGTTGGCACACAGATTTGAAAATAAGCTAAAGTTGGATTTTTATAATTAGTCGCCAGTAGAACCTAATTAAAATGCCTCAAGCAtttgtctattttttcttagttcATACGGGAGAGAATCtcaaaagagaaggaagaaaaccCAGCAAAGGATTTGAGATTGGATCATCGGAGAAAATCACAGGTAAACAAAACAAGTTAGGTAATCGGTCAACAGTAAGGAAAGCACACGAGTGAATGCGTTTCAAACACACCCTACCTATTTTCTGcattaaatttattcttttgagTTGAATCCTCTGTGTTCAAAATCTTCACATTCAAGAAACTCACCTATAATTGGTTTTGAGCCCTATAGTTGCTCATATAATAGTTACTAAAaacttacatagtcgttaactttagggtccgtgaaattagtcgagatacgcgcaagctggcccggacactcacattaaactaaaaaataaaataaaaaaattaatacatatttgtacctaaaaaaatataataataaattaaaacccaaCGCTAAGGGAACGCCAAATTGGACTCCACACTGGACTAATGGAAGGTTCAAAAAGTCTACGTGAAATAAGCAATCTTGAGCAGTCGTACATATTTAACACCATTTGACTTTCGTTTAATTCGTGACAGACGCTCTCATAGACCAGAAAAATGTTCATCTCTCACCGTGTTTTCTTCTGGTGGGTGGGATTATTTCCCTTGAAAGAAGAGATtcatcttttcttaaaaaaataaataaataagtgaaCCCATTCACACTTCAATATCTTtaagatgatttatttttttaatggaaaaactaAGTGAAACTTGACCAAGTTATTCTATTCTGCCACGTCCAAGCAATCTTTCAACCATTGAAGATActtttgaatataaataaaattatgccCTACttataaggaaaataaataaagaaaagagggtGGAAAAATACCTTGAAGTTGGGATAGGGGACCACCAAAGGGAGAAGAGTTACACCGGTTACGCGGTGCGAACTAATTTTAAAGGATGCTGGGACAGCGacagaggttttttttttttaaaataaatatattaaaataatattttttatttttaaaataaaaattaaattgtttttttttaaataattggaTCGCGCACAGTTCAATTCCAGCTCatcctttttattaaaaatataaaaacaaattgaaaatttgactAAGAAATAAAAACGACGTTACACTTTGACTCCTTCCTTCCTGCCCCTACAAAACCCCTACGTCTCCTGTCCCCAACctttgcctctctctctctgttttttaatttttatctcagAAGAATGGGGAGAGACGAACTCTTCCTAACTGTACCCAGCCTCTTTCGCTGTCCGATCTCTCTCGACGTAATGAAGTCTCCCGTAAGTCTCTGCACCGGCGTCACATACGATCGCTCCAGTATTCAACATTGGCTCGACTCCGGTCACGACACCTGTCCCGCCACCATGCAAATCCTCTCCTCCAAGGACTTTGTTCCTAACCTCACTCTCCACCGCCTCATCAACCTCTGGACCACCACAGCCGCCACCAAATCCTCTGCTCTCGCTCCGGCAGTTTCCGAAGAGAAAGTTAGGGTTTGGATTGAAGAAATCAAGAGCGGAAAGATAGAGAGGTGTTTGGATTCGATTGTAGAGTTTGTTAGTTGTGGAGAGGTGAGCCGAAGGTTTTTGGTCagttttgatggttttttgGAGGCGATCGTGGGTGTTTTGAACACAAATTGCGTGCAAATTCGTGTTCTGGAGTCGGTTATCAGGGTCTTAAGTTCACTTTTGCTTGAAAATGGAGTCAATGAGAAATTGCACAAATTAGTCTTCACATCAAATTCGAATTGCCTGCCTTCCTTTATTTCTGTTTTGCGAAACGGAAGTTTGGAGTACAATATCGCATGCGTCACCGTTTTGGAGTCAATTACAATAAACAACCAATCAAAACAGCTCGTTGCAGGTACACAGGACGTCTTGCCGGTTCTATTACAACTTCTCAAAACTGACAACGACCATCAGGATTTAAACGAAGTGGTCCTGTCGTTTTTGATTTCGGTGTCTATAACTCTGTCAATCAAGACTCGGCTAGTTCAACTCGGACTGGTTGAGGTTCTATCGAGCATGCTGTTGAGCCAAAACGCTGCCGTTTCTGTCGTGGAAAAGTCACTGAAGGCATTGTCAATGATTTGTACGCGTGCGGATGGACGGTCAGCGATAAGCGTTGACCCGACATGCGCAGGGGCGATAGTGGAGAGATTAATGAAGGTCTCAAAAACGGCAACGGAGGATGCCGTGGTGGTGCTGTGGAGCATGTGTTGTCTGTTTAGGGATGAGAAGGTGCTGGAGAGAGTGGTCAGGAGCAATGGAGTGACAAAAGTCTTGTTGATTATGCAGAGTGAAGTAGGGGAAGGGAATGTAAGGAGGATGTGTGGTGACTTGATCAAGGTTTTAAGATTTGGCTGTAAAAATGGTGGCGGCCTTGGTGGTGCGGTGAGTTACGAGACCAAAACTACTCATATCATGCCTTGTTAAATTCTTGGAGTCGCTGAATCTGATGATGCTTTTGTGGAAGAtgtgaaattagttttttttctttttctttttaacataaaaacattaacttacacatgaaaagaagaaaatactcAATTGTTTTACTCTTGATCTTGAATGGATTTTGAATTTGTAGCTCAGCTTCCAGtctaatgaaaatttatacaattatatcattttatgctatgtttttttttttccctcaccTTGCAGTTTACTAGCTTCTTTTAAgcttacttaaaaaaaaaatttatcgttgaataaaaaaaaaatagcatcttCGACGTTAGAATAGACTCGGGTCACAGCATAATATAACTTCTTCCTGAAATGATGAACTTTTTTATACCGTTGGAGATATCTTTGAACAAAGTTTATACATCAGttaatattatatcatattCTTTAAGtcttaaagatgaaaaatcatTGGATAAACTTAGTCTATATATATCACTAGCAAAGTAGATCAACAAACACACGATACATGAGCAAAACACAATTATATATCCTCGCCATGATAAtacatgcattttaaaaatattttaccctGGCTGTGAATTTTTtactcaataaataataaatatgatgtaaataaaaataaattcaatccaTAAATACTCATTGCGAGCTCCTAGCATAGAAACTAAAAGGAGATAAGATAACTATCTAGTAGATAGCCAagtggtaaaaacttgggaCTAAAGGGTTTGCTCCCCCTTAATCTCAGGTTCGAACATTGTGGTTGTTAATATTGGTGACCACTAGAGGTTTAtttggttgttaatttcaggattcATGAGGATTAGTCAAGGCACACGCAAGTTGGTCCGGACAcctcacataaataaaaataaaagagatagaaGGAAAAATCAGCAAGCATCTTCATTCAATTCTTATTGTCTTTATTGGTGAACATGTCCATAGACCAAAGAAGACCTTCAAAAATTTACTCATGAAGTATGTTTTAGATATATATGGGCAATGctaaatttattgataattttgttattcacaccacttaattttttttaaaaaaaataactagtttatttattttttattaatgtttattatattttagtttaatgtacTATCTTCTTTAATGATGACATAAAGAGATTAACAATAGTCATTTTAAAAGATGCATTTcttacaatttaatttgtgaGAGTgcttgaaaaatgtttttttttcctttcctttgcaCAGAATATTCTTCAGGCCAATTTTTGTTAGGATTTTCTTATACACCATATTCTTTATTCCTCAGCCTGTACACTAATCACGGCGTTCTTTGCTTGTTTGTGATCCCTGACACCATTGCTGTCAATTTTGGGATGACATTACAATGAATAATAATAGTTGACTTGATAAAACCTATATCTAAATGTGGACACGAGAGTCGTGTCCAATATTATAGAATCGATAAAGTTTTATTGACGAATAaatattttgacaaattaatattgtttttattgaacccaaaattgtttcatgcaattttttcttaaaaaagatgaaaatttagttatttttaggttttttttatgggattagtTTCAGACTCAAGACCAAGATCATAGTTTTTTAAGGTTAATAcgagttgattttagtttttttaggtcctttttaatttttttttgagaattagtcttcgtgtttttttttttacttttttttttctatatgagttatcttaattttatatcccATGATCACAGGGTTAGTAGGTTAACTTGTATTTactcaaaaaaaatttgttgcttttttttttaatttttgttgttttgtccTTCAACAATAGGTTATTTAGTAATTGAGCTTCgtaattttgtttagtttacTTTTGAAGAAGTTATCCCGGTATCACAATCAGGTTGTATATTTGACATGCTAACCTTGATGAGATCATGTCGggttttttaaacattttttgttttcaatttcttttaagtttatttattgtcattgaattttttgtttaaaaaattagtaaagcttattaaatccaaataaatcaatgacccaggtctcaatatttttattttagaaatgcTTGTATTgacttaatatcttttttttacattacaaaaaattagGCTGACTGACAGTGTAATATGAGCTAcctatttaattaacaaaacactaaaggGTGTGACTAGATCAATGTATC is part of the Populus trichocarpa isolate Nisqually-1 chromosome 2, P.trichocarpa_v4.1, whole genome shotgun sequence genome and encodes:
- the LOC7466408 gene encoding U-box domain-containing protein 29 — translated: MGRDELFLTVPSLFRCPISLDVMKSPVSLCTGVTYDRSSIQHWLDSGHDTCPATMQILSSKDFVPNLTLHRLINLWTTTAATKSSALAPAVSEEKVRVWIEEIKSGKIERCLDSIVEFVSCGEVSRRFLVSFDGFLEAIVGVLNTNCVQIRVLESVIRVLSSLLLENGVNEKLHKLVFTSNSNCLPSFISVLRNGSLEYNIACVTVLESITINNQSKQLVAGTQDVLPVLLQLLKTDNDHQDLNEVVLSFLISVSITLSIKTRLVQLGLVEVLSSMLLSQNAAVSVVEKSLKALSMICTRADGRSAISVDPTCAGAIVERLMKVSKTATEDAVVVLWSMCCLFRDEKVLERVVRSNGVTKVLLIMQSEVGEGNVRRMCGDLIKVLRFGCKNGGGLGGAVSYETKTTHIMPC